A genomic window from Streptomyces sp. NBC_01429 includes:
- a CDS encoding DUF2637 domain-containing protein, with translation MAAMQLTRTHRILIGVVVFGAVIIAAIGFAGSYAAVRELAEQKGFGQFSLVFPIGIDAGICVLLALDLLLTWMRIPFPLLRQSAWLLTVATIAFNGAAAWPDPLGVGMHAVIPLLFIVSVEAARHAVGRIADITADKHMEGVRLTRWLLSPIPTFKLWRRMKLWELRSYEQVIKLEQDRLIYQSRLQARFGRNWRRKAPIEALMPLRLAKYGVPLADTAHTGLAAAGIEPMLLPPAPEPAQQPAPVPLATAKVAELPQGQGQGQGQGQSEGETQSQGRIPAAAQPQEQPREQPREHGSEQAQEQAQEQPQQPQPQPQPQDQLPPQATAAAPQISPWFAAPLVQEAAYEGAYNPAYNPPQSESPDPAQIMVPSGPGRSRALGRIPGQSQGPQQTDPTDEGPASTTGSFPLPGQDQPEEIPVPGLPDGLSREDAYFGAFRKYVNENGDFPNGRQFGLYLMDLYGLKGRNGGPLSESSLRPHLKSCKDRYQSEMDEYIA, from the coding sequence GTGGCCGCGATGCAGCTGACACGCACGCACCGCATACTCATCGGGGTCGTGGTCTTCGGAGCGGTGATCATCGCCGCCATCGGGTTCGCGGGGTCCTACGCCGCCGTGCGCGAACTCGCCGAACAGAAGGGCTTCGGGCAGTTCTCGCTGGTCTTCCCGATCGGCATCGACGCGGGTATCTGCGTCCTCCTCGCGCTCGACCTGCTCCTCACCTGGATGCGCATCCCGTTCCCGCTGCTGCGCCAGTCGGCCTGGCTGCTGACCGTCGCGACCATCGCGTTCAACGGCGCCGCCGCCTGGCCCGACCCGCTCGGGGTCGGAATGCACGCGGTGATCCCGCTCCTCTTCATCGTCTCCGTCGAGGCCGCGCGGCACGCCGTCGGCCGGATCGCGGACATCACCGCGGACAAGCACATGGAGGGCGTGCGCCTGACCAGGTGGCTGCTCTCGCCCATACCCACGTTCAAGCTGTGGCGCAGGATGAAGCTGTGGGAGCTGCGGTCGTACGAGCAGGTCATCAAGCTCGAACAGGACCGGCTCATCTACCAGTCGCGCCTTCAGGCCCGCTTCGGCCGCAACTGGCGCCGGAAGGCGCCCATCGAGGCGCTGATGCCGCTGCGGCTGGCCAAGTACGGTGTGCCGCTGGCCGATACGGCGCACACGGGACTGGCCGCCGCCGGTATCGAGCCGATGCTGCTGCCCCCGGCGCCGGAGCCCGCGCAGCAGCCGGCGCCCGTGCCGCTGGCCACGGCCAAGGTGGCCGAACTCCCGCAGGGCCAGGGACAGGGACAGGGACAAGGCCAGAGCGAGGGCGAGACCCAGAGCCAAGGCCGAATACCCGCCGCCGCCCAGCCGCAGGAACAGCCGCGGGAACAGCCGCGGGAGCACGGGTCGGAGCAGGCGCAGGAACAGGCGCAGGAACAGCCACAGCAGCCGCAGCCGCAGCCGCAGCCGCAGGACCAACTCCCCCCGCAGGCAACGGCCGCCGCCCCTCAGATCAGCCCGTGGTTCGCGGCGCCTCTCGTGCAGGAGGCCGCCTACGAGGGCGCGTACAACCCGGCGTACAACCCCCCGCAGAGCGAGAGCCCCGATCCGGCCCAGATCATGGTCCCCTCCGGCCCCGGCCGCAGCCGCGCGCTCGGCCGGATTCCGGGCCAGAGCCAGGGCCCGCAGCAGACGGACCCGACCGACGAGGGCCCGGCGTCCACCACGGGCTCCTTCCCGCTCCCCGGCCAGGACCAGCCCGAGGAAATCCCCGTACCGGGCCTGCCCGACGGCCTCAGCCGCGAGGACGCGTACTTCGGCGCCTTCCGCAAGTACGTCAACGAGAACGGCGACTTCCCCAACGGCCGTCAGTTCGGGCTCTACTTGATGGATCTGTACGGCCTCAAGGGACGCAACGGCGGCCCGCTGAGCGAGAGTTCGCTCCGGCCGCACCTCAAGAGCTGCAAGGACCGCTACCAGTCCGAGATGGACGAGTACATCGCGTAA
- a CDS encoding DUF3558 domain-containing protein produces the protein MHRSASRLTRILACAAVPVMLVVAGCSSDSGDKSDADGSATSPTTAPSPTVVPAKFAGLPDACKTISRKTIDSLVPKAKSKGGTAGTSSDTATRGSCSWNGLDDNGVKGSQYRWLDVSLMRYNSDVTLGSGAKRADEYYTKEIAGARGTEGAKDVKAAPTTGIGDQATTVTYSLKKSSADFAYATIVTRTENVVITLTYNGAGLAGAGSPSVADLTKDAVKTSKEAVAAIAADAKDSGSKDSGSKDSDATDGGSKENGSSEGVGASPETSSSKDSKTE, from the coding sequence GCTCGTCGTCGCCGGCTGCTCGTCCGACTCCGGTGACAAGAGCGACGCGGACGGCTCCGCGACGAGCCCGACCACCGCGCCGTCCCCGACCGTCGTCCCGGCCAAGTTCGCCGGTCTCCCGGACGCGTGCAAGACGATCAGCCGCAAGACGATCGACTCGCTCGTCCCGAAGGCGAAGTCCAAGGGCGGCACGGCCGGCACCTCCAGCGACACCGCCACCCGGGGCAGCTGCTCCTGGAACGGCCTGGACGACAACGGCGTGAAGGGCTCGCAGTACCGCTGGCTCGACGTCTCCCTCATGCGGTACAACTCCGACGTGACCCTCGGCAGCGGCGCCAAGCGCGCCGACGAGTACTACACGAAGGAGATCGCCGGCGCCCGCGGCACGGAGGGCGCCAAGGACGTCAAGGCGGCTCCGACGACCGGCATCGGCGACCAGGCGACGACGGTCACGTACTCGCTCAAGAAGTCCAGCGCGGACTTCGCGTACGCCACGATCGTGACCCGTACGGAGAACGTCGTCATCACCCTCACCTACAACGGCGCGGGCCTCGCGGGCGCCGGCTCGCCCAGCGTCGCCGATCTGACGAAGGACGCGGTCAAGACGTCGAAGGAGGCCGTCGCTGCGATCGCCGCCGACGCCAAGGACTCCGGCTCCAAGGACAGCGGCTCCAAGGACAGCGACGCCACCGACGGCGGCTCCAAGGAGAACGGCAGCTCCGAAGGCGTCGGAGCGAGCCCCGAAACCTCCTCCTCGAAGGACTCCAAGACCGAGTAG